CGATTACCAGCCGCTGCCGCTGGCTGATCCTCAACTCGCCGTCTAACCCGAGCGGCGCCACCTACAGCCGCGACGAGCTGCGCGCGCTGGCGGATGTGCTGCTGGACTATCCGCATCTGGCGATTATGACCGACGATATTTACGAGCATCTGCGCTACGACGACAGCCCGAACGTGCATCTGCTGGAGGTGGAACCGCGCCTGGCCGACCGCACGCTGGTGGTCAACGGCGTGTCGAAAACCTACGCCATGACCGGCTGGCGCATCGGCTACGCCACCGGACCGAAAGCACTGATTACCGCCATGGGCACCCTGCAGTCGCAGTCCACCAGCAATGCCAGCTCCGTCAGCCAGGCCGCTGCCCTGGCCGCGCTGAACAGCGGCACCGGCTTTATCACCCACAGCCGCGAAATCTACCGCCAGCGCCGCGACGATATTGCCGCCCGCCTGAATGCCGTGCCGGGCCTGAGCTGCCGCGTGCCGGAAGGGGCATTTTATCTTTACGTCAACTGCGGCGGTCTGCTGGGTAAAACCACCGCGCAGGGACAGGTATTGAACAACGACAGCGAGGTGGTGCTGTGGCTGCTGGAGAGCGCGGGCGTGGCGGTCGTCGCCGGTGCCGCCTACGGTCTATCGCCCTACTTCCGCCTGTCTATTGCCACAGACCTTGCCACGCTTCAGGCCGGGGCCGCCCAGATTGCCGCCGCCGTCAGCCAGCTGAAATAATCAGGAGATTCGCTATGCCCGCAGGAAACCGTATTTTCTTACAACGTAATCTCGAAGCCGCTGGCTACGTCGAGGCCTTCCGCACGCTGCCCGCCGCCGTGGTGGCCGACTGCATGAGCCGCCTGCCCGCGCTGTCCGGTGAAATTCGCCTGATGAGCGCCCCGCGCAACGCGGTAATGTGCGGCCTGGCGGTCACCGTTAAGGCCCGCTCCGGCGACAATCTGATGCTGCACAAGGCGATGGATATGGCCGGTAAAGACGATGTGATCGTGGTGTCCAACGAAGGCGATCGCAGCCAGGCGCTGATGGGCGAAGTGATGACCACCTGGGCCCGCCAGCGTGGTATTGAGGGGCTGGTGCTGGACGGCCCGATCCGCGATATCGAAGGCATCGGCAAGATGGATTACCACCTGTATGCGGCCGCCATCACCCCCGGCGGCCCGTATAAAGACGGCCCCGGCGAAATCAACGTGCCGATCGCCTGCGGTAATATTCACGTGTCGCCGGGCGACATTATCCTCGGCGACCACGACGGGGTGATCGTCATCCCGCACGGCGATGCGGCACAGATTCTGGAAGCGGCGCAGGCCTATCTGATCGTCGACGAGCGCAACTTCGAGCTGGCGAAGCGCGGCGAGCTGGAGCGCGGCTGGATTGATGAGACGCTGAAAAACAAGCAGGTGGAGATTATCGACGGGCGGTTCTAGGCGGTAAAAGAACACTATTCTGTGTTGATAACAGGCACCCATAACGGGTGCCTTTTTCGTTATGCAACCGGCGTAATGGCTTTGCCGTGAGCAAACCACGAGGCGAGATTATCCGCCACGTTTTGCGCCATCGCCTGGCGCGTTTCCACCGTGGCGCTGGCGATATGCGGGGTCAGTACCGTATTTTCCAGCGCGAAAAAGCGCGGATCGATTGCCGGTTCACCTTCGAACACGTCCAGCCCCGCGCCGGCGATGGTGTGATTTTCCAGCGCGGCGATCAGATCGTCCTCATTAACCACCGCCCCGCGCGCGACGTTAATCAGCACGCCCTGCGATCCCAGTGCGTGAAGCACCTCGCGATCGACCACTTTGTAGTTACGCGCATCACCCGGCACCGCCAGCACCAGCACATCGCTGAACAGCGCCAGCTGATGCAGATCGCCAAAGCGCTGCCAGCCGGGTTCATCACTCTGGCGGCTGTTGCAGTAGCCGATCTGCATATCGAAGGCGGCGCAGCGGCGGGCAATCGCCGAGCCGATGCGTCCCAGCCCGAGGATGCCGACGCGCCTGCCGCTGAGCTTGCTGCCCAGCACCGGCGGGCGGTTTGCCCATTCGCCCGCGCGCAGGAAGGCATCCTGCGCCACGATCTGCCGGGAGACGCTGAGCATCAGCGCCAGCGCCAGGTCGGCGACGTCATCGGTGAGGATATCGGCGGTAACGGTAACGGTAATGCCGCGATCGCGGGCGGCGGCCAGATCGATGGCGTCAGTGCCCACGCCGAACACGGCAATCACTTCCAGTGCCGGTAACGCGGCCATCACGTCAGCCGCCAGCCCGACGTCTCCCCGGGTGGCAACCGCGCGGATAGTCTGGCCGTGCTGCTGCAGCCAGGCGGCCGCATCCGGCTGCTCGTACAGGCGATGGCACAGGTAGTCGCGGTGCAGCATCTCGCTCAGCGCGGGCATCAGCGGCTGGATAATCAGTATCTGTTGTTTCATTGCGGGCATCCTTATTAACGTAGGGTTCAGAACGTTAATAAACTAGCGGAATTCCGCCGTGGCCCCCGCAAGGTTACGCTTATCGCCAGATAGGATTCGCTTATCATGCACGCGAAATCACCCGGCGCGCGCGGCGGCGATCAGCCCGTCCAGCCACTGCTGATGGCCGTTGATCATCGGGTTGGGGCGCGCGTTGGCCAGCTCAACCGCCGGTTTGCCGTTCTGGGTTTCCTGGGTCAGCAGGCGCACGCGGCCCCCCGGCAGCGCCTCAATCAGCCATGCATGATGCACGTCAAGCCGACTGTCGCCCTCGCCGCACCCGCCGTGCCAGGCAATACGCGCCGCACCACAGACTTCCGGTGCGACGAATTCGTTAACTTCGCTTTCCACCACAAAGCCAAAGGTGGTGAAGCGGAAACGTGCACCGTCGGTCAGATACGGGCCGCTGCCGTCGTGGAACTGAATATCGCTGGCGTTGCTGTAATAACCGGGCCAGGCGGCGGTATCAATCAGTTTGTCCCACAGCGCCGCGACGCTGACGCCGGTAATAATCATTTCGTTGCTGGCGAAGTTGTCGCTGAAACCTGGAATGTAGCCCTGCGGCCAGTGAATTGCGTTCATGATGTTGCCTCTCGGTAAGTCTGGTCAGCCACAGCGCGGGATGCGCCTGCCGAAAACCACGGCATAATGCACGGCGTGATGATATAAAACCAATCAGCATATTTTATTTCAGATATCATCCTTAGTGATATCTGACCCATTAGCCGCCGGGGAGTCGATGAGTAGCCCACTACGCACGCTGGATTTAAATCTGTTGAAAACGCTGGATGCGCTGCTGGATGAACGCAGCGTGACGCGCGCCGCCCAGCGCCTGTCGCTGACGCAGCCGGCGGTGAGCGCGATGCTTAATCGCCTGCGCGAGCATTTTGGCGATCCGCTATTTACCCGCGGCCAGCACGGCATTAACCCGACCCTGCGGGCGCTGGCGCTGGCCGTTCCGCTAAAACAAATTCTCGGCGACATCGATCGGATGCTCCAGCCCGCAGCGTTTGATGCCGCCAGCTCGCAGATGTCGCTGAACATCGCCGCGACCGATTACGCCCTGAGCGCGGTAGCGGTGCCGTTTATTGCCGCGCTGCGCCAGCAGGCTCCCGGCGTGCGGGTGAGCGTGCAGCCGGTGGAAAGTGACAGACTTCCCGTGCAGATGGAGCGCGGCGAGGTTGATATGGCGCTGCTGACTCCGGACATCACCCCTGCCGATCTGCACGCCCGTCATCTGTTTGACGAGCAGTACGTCTGTCTGCTGCGGCCCGATCACCCGGCCCTGCTGCACGGCGAGCTGTCGCTGGATAACTTCTGCTCGCTGGACCACGTGCTGGTTTCGCACAGCGGCCGCGAGTTTCGCGGCGTGACCGACCAGGCGCTAGCCGCAATTGGCCGTCAGCGGCGGGTGACGCTGGCAGTGAACAGTTTCCTGGTGCTGCCGCAGATCCTGCGCAGTAGCGATTTGATTGCCGTGGTGCCGCGCAGGCTGGCAGAATCCGCCGACGGGCTGGTGCGGATAACGCCGCCGGTCGCGGTGGCGGGCTTCAGCAAAACGCTGGTCTGGCACGAGCGCAGCCATCGCGATCCCGGCCACCGCTGGCTGCGCGCCCTGCTGTTTACTACCCTGGGGCTGGACGCCCGCGCGCTGTGATCGGCCAGTGCGTTTCGCACATACGGCTTAGCGGTAATGTGTGGCCATCGCTTACCGTGATCGCCACTTATCGACAGGCCACGTGTTTTTCGATCGTCTATGACTGAGGTTATCTATGTCCGCGCTTTTTACCCCGTTTAAACTGAAAGACGTTACGCTGCGTAACCGCATTGCGGTGCCGCCAATGTGCCAGTACAGCGCCGTTGACGGTCTGACCAATGAATGGCATCAGGTTCACTATCCGGCGATCGCCCGCGGCGGCGCGGGTCTGGTGATTGTGGAAGCCACCGCCGTTTCACCGGAGGGTCGCATCACGCCGGCCTGTACCGGGCTGTGGAACGATGAGCAGGCGCAGGGCATGGCGCGCATTGCGGCGTCGATCAAGGCAGCGGGTTCCGTTCCGGGTATTCAGATTGGTCACGCCGGTCGCAAGGCCAGCGCTAATCGTCCATGGGAAGGCGACGATCATATTGCCGAAGGCGACAGCCGCGGCTGGCAGACGATTGCCCCTTCCGCCATTGCGTTCGGCCACCATCTGCCAAAGGTGCCGCAGGCGATGACGCTGGATGATATTAACCGGGTGAAAAGCGACTTCGTTGCCGCCGCCCGCCGCGCGCGCGATGCCGGTTTTGAGTGGCTGGAGCTGCATTTTGCCCACGGCTATCTGGCGCAGAGTTTCTTCTCCGCCCATTCCAACCAGCGTACCGACGCTTACGGCGGCGATTTTGCCGGTCGCAGCCGCTTCCTGCTGGAAACCCTGGCCGCCGTGCGCGAGGTGTGGCCGGAGAATCTGCCGCTGACCGCGCGTTTCGGCGTGCTGGAGTTTGACGGCCAGGACGAGCAGACGCTGAGCGAGTCGATTGAGCTGACCCGACTGATGCATCAGGGCGGGCTGGATCTGCTGAACGTCAGCGTGGGCTTTACTATTGCGGAAACCAGCATTCCGTGGGGGCCGGGCTTCCTGGCACCGATTGCCGAGCGCGTGCGTCGTGAGGCCGGTCTGCCGGTGGCGTCGTCCTGGGGCGTGGAGCAGGCAGATGTGGCGGAGCGGGTGATTGCCGATCGGCAGATGGATCTGGTGATGATTGGCCGTGCGCATCTGGCGAATCCGCACTATCCGTATTATCTGGCGAAGAAGCTGAACGTTGAGGATCCGTCGTGGGTGTTGCCAGCGCCGTATGCGCACTGGCTGGCGCGTTATCGTTTAGCGGAGTAAAGAGTTGGGGCATTCAATTGCTCGAGACTGTGGGGGCACAAACATGTTTTGCCGGTGACTGTCGTGGCAAAGCCGACGGGGTGTGCCCCTGACCAGGCGGTTCTGTCGGTGACTGTAGTGGCAAAGCTGACGATGTGTGCCCCCGCCCGGGCGGTTTTGCCGGTGACTGTCGTGGCAAAGCCGACGGGGTGAGCCCCCGACCGGGCGGTCCTCGCGCCGCTTCGCGGTGCCTTCACTTCGTTCGTCAGCCGGACGGACCGCCACAGACTCGCGTCCTGCGCGGCTGTGCCTTTCGCCTGCGTCCATGCAGGCGAATCCTGGCTTCCTCGCTCCGTTCAGCGCTGCGGATTGCCCGGTCGGGGGCTCACCCCGTCTGCTTTTTGCATAAGTGTTGTCTGGCAGAAAAAGGCGAACGACAACTGAAGCGATCAATTCCGGAATCAGAACTCAGAACTCAGAACTCAGAACTCAGAACTCAGAACTTCGATTTTCGAGATCCAGCAAAGTAGATTCAAGGTTTAGACTCTGCCTTTACTGAGAAAACGTCCGCATATCCAATCGCTTTAAGGATTAGAAGCCCGTCATTTCAAGAGCAGAATCCAGATTTAAACAGCCAGCACAGTATATTAAAGGCCCGGCCTCTGCGGTTAAAGAGCAAACATCCATCTGTCCTGTAACCTGAAAGATGGGGATCTAATCCCTTAGAGAACGGCATTGAGATTTAAACAGCCAGCACAATGTATTAAAGGCCCGGCCTCTGCGGTTACCGGGTAATCCACAGCGCTGAGGTGGAGGCGACGAGCCAGGAGACGCCAACAGGACGTTGGCGTCAGGCGTGGCGCGGGCAGGACGCCCGCTCCACGGCGGTCCGGAAGGCACGGAGCTGCAACCGAAGGCATCGTGCACAGCGCGACGCGAGG
The sequence above is a segment of the Erwinia sp. SLM-02 genome. Coding sequences within it:
- a CDS encoding aspartate transaminase, which produces MSAIRIAARVTRIKPSPSSSASDRANALKREGKAIINLVVGEPDFDTPPEICEAACAAIRNGETRYTQNNGTPALCEAIAAKFLRENHLTVKPEDIIVTNGAKSAIFNALAATLEVGDEVLIPAPYWVSYPDMVLACDGRPVVITCQEEAGFRLTAEQLRASITSRCRWLILNSPSNPSGATYSRDELRALADVLLDYPHLAIMTDDIYEHLRYDDSPNVHLLEVEPRLADRTLVVNGVSKTYAMTGWRIGYATGPKALITAMGTLQSQSTSNASSVSQAAALAALNSGTGFITHSREIYRQRRDDIAARLNAVPGLSCRVPEGAFYLYVNCGGLLGKTTAQGQVLNNDSEVVLWLLESAGVAVVAGAAYGLSPYFRLSIATDLATLQAGAAQIAAAVSQLK
- a CDS encoding RraA family protein, which encodes MPAGNRIFLQRNLEAAGYVEAFRTLPAAVVADCMSRLPALSGEIRLMSAPRNAVMCGLAVTVKARSGDNLMLHKAMDMAGKDDVIVVSNEGDRSQALMGEVMTTWARQRGIEGLVLDGPIRDIEGIGKMDYHLYAAAITPGGPYKDGPGEINVPIACGNIHVSPGDIILGDHDGVIVIPHGDAAQILEAAQAYLIVDERNFELAKRGELERGWIDETLKNKQVEIIDGRF
- a CDS encoding 2-hydroxyacid dehydrogenase: MKQQILIIQPLMPALSEMLHRDYLCHRLYEQPDAAAWLQQHGQTIRAVATRGDVGLAADVMAALPALEVIAVFGVGTDAIDLAAARDRGITVTVTADILTDDVADLALALMLSVSRQIVAQDAFLRAGEWANRPPVLGSKLSGRRVGILGLGRIGSAIARRCAAFDMQIGYCNSRQSDEPGWQRFGDLHQLALFSDVLVLAVPGDARNYKVVDREVLHALGSQGVLINVARGAVVNEDDLIAALENHTIAGAGLDVFEGEPAIDPRFFALENTVLTPHIASATVETRQAMAQNVADNLASWFAHGKAITPVA
- a CDS encoding SRPBCC domain-containing protein; the protein is MNAIHWPQGYIPGFSDNFASNEMIITGVSVAALWDKLIDTAAWPGYYSNASDIQFHDGSGPYLTDGARFRFTTFGFVVESEVNEFVAPEVCGAARIAWHGGCGEGDSRLDVHHAWLIEALPGGRVRLLTQETQNGKPAVELANARPNPMINGHQQWLDGLIAAARAG
- a CDS encoding LysR family transcriptional regulator, which produces MSSPLRTLDLNLLKTLDALLDERSVTRAAQRLSLTQPAVSAMLNRLREHFGDPLFTRGQHGINPTLRALALAVPLKQILGDIDRMLQPAAFDAASSQMSLNIAATDYALSAVAVPFIAALRQQAPGVRVSVQPVESDRLPVQMERGEVDMALLTPDITPADLHARHLFDEQYVCLLRPDHPALLHGELSLDNFCSLDHVLVSHSGREFRGVTDQALAAIGRQRRVTLAVNSFLVLPQILRSSDLIAVVPRRLAESADGLVRITPPVAVAGFSKTLVWHERSHRDPGHRWLRALLFTTLGLDARAL
- a CDS encoding NADH:flavin oxidoreductase/NADH oxidase, which encodes MSALFTPFKLKDVTLRNRIAVPPMCQYSAVDGLTNEWHQVHYPAIARGGAGLVIVEATAVSPEGRITPACTGLWNDEQAQGMARIAASIKAAGSVPGIQIGHAGRKASANRPWEGDDHIAEGDSRGWQTIAPSAIAFGHHLPKVPQAMTLDDINRVKSDFVAAARRARDAGFEWLELHFAHGYLAQSFFSAHSNQRTDAYGGDFAGRSRFLLETLAAVREVWPENLPLTARFGVLEFDGQDEQTLSESIELTRLMHQGGLDLLNVSVGFTIAETSIPWGPGFLAPIAERVRREAGLPVASSWGVEQADVAERVIADRQMDLVMIGRAHLANPHYPYYLAKKLNVEDPSWVLPAPYAHWLARYRLAE